From Candidatus Micrarchaeia archaeon, a single genomic window includes:
- a CDS encoding type II secretion system F family protein, with translation MIPLLLLPEKPARKLAHYLMGLAARIQPVLGYLEAVLYRIDSKYTLTEYIGLNLLNFMIYLVFGAALAYAVLFRMNNPNAFVFALAAGLSVGLVVFGLGIVYPNWLARKKIIQIDRNLLFAARHLRIQTTANVPLFESFVSASHGYGAVSDEFAYIVRSVQAGANLAYALEDSAAKNPSYYYSRILWQISNAVKAGTDVGPVLSDIVDFLAEEQRIEMRNYGAQLNTLAIMYLMMCIIAPTIGLIFIMVISSFVDLPITDQVFYFIIGGLVFVQYMFVGLIESRRPVVAI, from the coding sequence ATGATACCCCTGCTGCTGCTCCCTGAAAAGCCCGCGAGAAAGCTGGCGCACTACCTCATGGGGCTGGCTGCGCGAATCCAGCCGGTTCTGGGCTACCTGGAGGCAGTGCTGTACAGGATTGACTCCAAGTACACATTAACCGAGTACATAGGGCTGAACCTGCTCAATTTCATGATTTACCTGGTTTTCGGCGCTGCTCTCGCTTACGCGGTGCTTTTCAGGATGAACAACCCGAACGCGTTCGTGTTCGCGCTGGCTGCCGGGCTGTCAGTGGGGCTCGTGGTGTTCGGGCTTGGAATAGTTTATCCGAACTGGCTCGCGAGAAAGAAAATAATCCAGATTGACAGGAACCTGCTCTTCGCGGCAAGGCATCTCAGGATACAGACAACCGCGAACGTCCCGCTTTTTGAGTCCTTCGTCTCGGCTTCCCACGGCTACGGCGCGGTTTCCGACGAGTTCGCGTACATAGTCAGGAGCGTCCAGGCCGGCGCCAACCTTGCCTATGCGCTGGAGGACTCGGCGGCAAAAAACCCCTCATACTATTACAGCCGCATACTATGGCAGATTTCCAACGCGGTGAAGGCAGGGACCGATGTGGGGCCCGTGCTTTCCGACATAGTGGACTTCCTGGCTGAGGAGCAGAGGATAGAGATGAGGAACTACGGCGCCCAGCTCAACACGCTGGCGATAATGTACCTCATGATGTGCATAATCGCGCCCACAATAGGGTTGATATTCATCATGGTGATATCCTCGTTCGTGGACCTGCCGATAACCGACCAGGTCTTCTATTTCATAATAGGGGGGCTGGTGTTCGTGCAATACATGTTCGTGGGCCTGATAGAGAGCAGGCGCCCGGTGGTCGCGATTTGA
- a CDS encoding type II secretion system F family protein: protein MAVDWYVNLWAELLRYNDIGYDARKFSINLFFGSLDFGMIALILLRLGAFQVLGGALAVSALVHVAVYTYLLLGANSRGGKVEEVLPDFLSLVASNIRSGLTPDKAIIMSARPEFGPLASAVANAGKNSITGMPLDQVMMSMNERIKSEVLSKTIWLVVEGLHSGGDMSELLEKTAFDLRKFRSVKREVNSIVLNYVLFIMTAVTFGAPLLYGISGFLIEIMMAIKSRTGSGGDAFAAMSQVNIFKGKMAFTSEGLTLFSAVAIGVTVLFGCMAVGVMSTGRREDGLKYFPFLLVIAIGLMLGMKMALMALLGPMISG, encoded by the coding sequence ATGGCGGTTGACTGGTACGTGAATCTCTGGGCGGAACTGCTCCGCTACAATGACATCGGGTACGATGCGCGAAAGTTCTCCATCAACCTCTTTTTCGGGTCGCTGGATTTCGGGATGATTGCCCTCATACTCCTGCGGCTGGGCGCGTTCCAGGTTCTCGGAGGCGCCCTGGCCGTTTCGGCACTGGTGCACGTAGCCGTGTACACGTACCTCCTGCTCGGCGCGAATTCGAGGGGCGGAAAAGTCGAGGAAGTGCTCCCTGACTTCCTTTCGCTGGTGGCGAGCAACATACGCTCCGGGCTCACGCCGGACAAAGCGATAATAATGTCTGCGAGGCCGGAATTCGGGCCTCTCGCGAGCGCGGTGGCGAACGCCGGGAAGAACAGCATAACCGGCATGCCGCTCGACCAGGTAATGATGAGCATGAACGAGCGCATAAAGTCCGAAGTCCTGAGCAAAACCATATGGCTGGTAGTGGAGGGCCTGCACTCCGGAGGCGACATGTCCGAGCTGCTCGAGAAAACCGCGTTCGACTTGAGGAAGTTCAGGTCTGTGAAGAGGGAGGTCAATTCCATAGTGCTCAATTACGTCCTGTTCATCATGACCGCGGTCACGTTCGGGGCCCCGCTGCTCTACGGGATATCCGGCTTCCTCATCGAGATAATGATGGCAATCAAGAGCAGGACCGGAAGCGGGGGGGACGCGTTCGCGGCGATGAGCCAGGTCAACATATTCAAGGGAAAAATGGCATTCACTTCAGAAGGGCTCACGCTTTTCTCTGCGGTCGCCATAGGCGTTACTGTGCTCTTCGGATGCATGGCTGTCGGGGTTATGTCCACCGGAAGAAGGGAAGACGGCTTAAAATACTTTCCGTTCCTGCTCGTGATAGCAATCGGGTTGATGCTAGGCATGAAGATGGCGCTGATGGCCTTGCTCGGGCCGATGATTTCCGGATGA